A genomic stretch from Burkholderia pyrrocinia includes:
- a CDS encoding Lrp/AsnC family transcriptional regulator: MAQAELDAIDRRILAILQENGRLSNQEIAERVNLSPSPCLRRIRRLEEIGVITGYVALLDPQKLGLDLLAYVSVRLEKRGGLAPVRADETSARAGATHAELFRAAVQTWPEVVACHAMTGDMDYLLRVQVEDMAHFSRFVQEHLLHHPSVIDVKTSFSLECFKETTALPIRSVR, encoded by the coding sequence ATGGCGCAAGCCGAATTGGATGCCATCGACCGGCGGATCCTCGCGATTCTTCAGGAGAACGGGCGCCTGTCGAACCAGGAGATCGCCGAACGCGTGAACCTGTCGCCGAGCCCGTGCCTGCGGCGGATCCGGCGGCTCGAGGAGATCGGCGTGATCACCGGCTATGTCGCGCTGCTGGATCCGCAGAAGCTCGGGCTCGACCTGCTCGCGTACGTGAGCGTGCGGCTCGAGAAGCGCGGCGGCCTGGCGCCGGTGCGGGCCGACGAGACGTCGGCCCGCGCGGGCGCGACCCACGCGGAGCTGTTTCGCGCGGCCGTGCAGACCTGGCCGGAAGTGGTCGCGTGCCACGCGATGACGGGAGACATGGATTACCTGCTGCGCGTGCAGGTCGAGGACATGGCGCATTTCTCCCGCTTCGTGCAGGAGCACTTGCTGCATCACCCGTCGGTGATCGACGTGAAGACGAGCTTTTCGCTCGAATGCTTCAAGGAGACGACGGCGTTGCCGATTCGTTCGGTGCGCTAG
- a CDS encoding GNAT family N-acetyltransferase, with protein sequence MNTQLNGNADVVGTAGSAPVLVRELASKDREQMLTHFLSLDEEDRLLRFGQMVPDHVIENYVRTIDFGRDTVFGVFDHELELIGVGHLAYLPAEGDKRTAEFGVSVLESARGRGVGSKLFERAAIRSRNTHVTMLYMHCLSRNATMMHIAKKSGMRIEYAYGEADAYLSLPPADHSTIIAEMLQEQAAVFDYALKRQAHRTSKFIESLMPAALTA encoded by the coding sequence ATGAACACGCAATTGAACGGCAATGCCGATGTCGTCGGCACCGCCGGTAGTGCGCCGGTTCTCGTCAGGGAACTGGCTTCCAAAGACCGTGAGCAGATGCTCACCCACTTTCTCTCGCTCGACGAAGAGGACCGCCTGCTGCGCTTCGGCCAGATGGTGCCCGATCACGTGATCGAGAACTATGTCCGCACGATCGACTTCGGTCGCGACACCGTGTTCGGCGTGTTCGACCACGAACTCGAACTGATCGGCGTCGGCCACCTGGCCTACCTGCCGGCCGAGGGCGACAAGCGCACGGCCGAATTCGGCGTGTCGGTGCTCGAAAGCGCACGCGGCCGCGGCGTCGGCTCGAAGCTGTTCGAGCGCGCGGCGATCCGCAGCCGCAACACGCACGTGACGATGCTGTACATGCACTGCCTGTCGCGTAACGCGACGATGATGCACATCGCGAAGAAATCCGGGATGCGCATCGAGTACGCGTACGGCGAAGCCGATGCGTACCTGTCGCTGCCGCCGGCCGACCACTCGACGATCATCGCCGAGATGCTGCAGGAACAGGCCGCGGTGTTCGACTACGCGCTCAAGCGCCAGGCGCACCGCACGTCGAAGTTCATCGAATCGCTGATGCCGGCCGCGCTGACGGCGTAA
- a CDS encoding TetR/AcrR family transcriptional regulator: MARTRAPDHESQREQILDLAAEKFAQTSYPSTSMSDLATASGTSKARLYHYYESKEAILFDLLDRYTKRLMLIIAEVEGASQRRGLSERDAFAELVRAFLSEYETSHSRHVALLNDVKYLEDAQREIVLDRQRDIVAAFTRQLARAYPDRISKENQTSVTMMVFGMINWTFTWLKPGGRLGYRDFAEQVIDLIERGLSTAA, encoded by the coding sequence ATGGCCCGTACCCGAGCGCCCGACCACGAATCCCAGCGTGAGCAGATCCTCGATCTCGCCGCCGAGAAATTCGCGCAGACGAGCTACCCGAGCACGTCGATGTCCGATCTCGCGACCGCGAGCGGCACGTCGAAGGCACGCCTTTATCACTATTACGAGAGCAAGGAAGCGATCCTGTTCGACCTGCTCGACCGCTACACGAAGCGGCTGATGCTGATCATCGCCGAGGTCGAAGGGGCGAGCCAGCGGCGCGGCCTCAGCGAGCGCGACGCGTTCGCGGAGCTCGTGCGCGCGTTCCTCTCCGAATACGAGACGTCGCACAGCCGTCACGTCGCGCTGCTCAACGACGTGAAGTACCTCGAGGACGCGCAGCGCGAGATCGTGCTCGACCGCCAGCGCGATATCGTCGCAGCGTTCACGCGGCAGCTCGCGCGCGCGTACCCTGACCGTATCTCGAAGGAAAACCAGACATCCGTGACGATGATGGTGTTCGGGATGATCAACTGGACGTTCACGTGGCTGAAGCCGGGCGGCCGTCTCGGCTACCGCGACTTCGCCGAGCAGGTGATCGACCTGATCGAACGCGGGCTGTCGACGGCGGCCTGA
- a CDS encoding DUF1835 domain-containing protein, translating into MSTIHVIQGGTAAASLSEALAQAGRDERVVGLLDDLGVGPLKGADETPDTRAAFWERVLGDQIPDWNAEIEDEFARLDQLAMDAGQVVVWHAPSVGDKLLLRRVAYHLRNVPQRLNEVRLSAADLDSAQRASLSRTDQACSTGMFSPAELARKRPAAAPISVLRIGRLALEWQEAKHLNAELRYWVSNTIKSGYYADLDALIVARAETDWLPARRLVGSIMADADRGSLFVSDSIAWWRCRELAAAGRLELQDDAPAALSFTQVRAARAATAHR; encoded by the coding sequence ATGAGTACCATTCATGTGATTCAGGGCGGCACCGCCGCCGCGTCGCTGAGCGAGGCACTCGCGCAAGCCGGACGCGACGAACGCGTCGTCGGATTGCTCGACGATCTCGGCGTCGGGCCGCTGAAGGGCGCCGACGAGACGCCCGACACGCGCGCCGCCTTCTGGGAGCGCGTGCTCGGCGACCAGATCCCCGACTGGAACGCGGAAATCGAAGACGAATTCGCGCGCCTCGACCAGCTCGCGATGGATGCGGGCCAGGTGGTCGTGTGGCACGCGCCGAGCGTCGGCGACAAGCTGCTGCTGCGCCGCGTCGCCTATCACCTGCGCAATGTCCCGCAGCGCCTGAACGAAGTGCGGCTGTCGGCCGCCGATCTCGACTCGGCGCAACGCGCATCGTTGTCGCGCACCGACCAGGCATGCTCGACCGGGATGTTCTCGCCCGCGGAACTGGCGCGGAAACGGCCGGCGGCCGCGCCGATCTCGGTGCTGCGGATCGGCCGCCTCGCGCTCGAATGGCAGGAAGCGAAGCACCTGAACGCCGAACTTCGCTATTGGGTCAGTAACACGATCAAGAGCGGCTACTACGCCGATCTCGACGCGCTGATCGTCGCGCGCGCGGAAACCGACTGGCTGCCCGCGCGGCGCCTCGTCGGCAGCATCATGGCCGACGCCGACCGCGGCAGCCTGTTCGTCAGCGACTCGATCGCCTGGTGGCGCTGCCGCGAACTCGCGGCGGCCGGCCGGCTCGAGCTGCAGGACGACGCGCCCGCCGCCCTCTCTTTCACGCAGGTGCGCGCGGCCCGCGCGGCCACCGCGCACCGCTAA
- the paaE gene encoding 1,2-phenylacetyl-CoA epoxidase subunit PaaE, whose amino-acid sequence MATPQFHPLRIRDVRPETADAVTVSFDVPPELRDAYRFTQGQFVTLKTHIDGEETRRSYSICVGTTDYDRDGELRIGIKRVRGGRFSNFAFDTLKPGHTIDVMTPDGRFFTHLNADHGKQYVAFSGGSGITPVLAIVKTTLELEPRSTFTLIYGNRSVDAIMFAEELEDLKNRYMNRFVLYHVLSDDQQDVELFNGVLDQAKCAEFLATLMPADAIDEAFICGPAPMMDAAEAALKAAGVPQAKVHVERFGTPLPQAGAPVVEITDQTPAAELEIVLDGKKRKLRLPYEGVSLLDVGLRAGLALPYACKGGVCCTCRAKVIEGEVRMEKNYTLEAHEVKDGFVLTCQCHPISDKVVVSFDER is encoded by the coding sequence ATGGCGACCCCGCAATTTCATCCGCTGCGTATCCGCGACGTGCGGCCCGAGACCGCCGACGCCGTGACCGTCTCCTTCGACGTGCCGCCGGAGTTGCGCGACGCGTACCGCTTCACGCAAGGCCAGTTCGTCACGCTGAAGACCCACATCGACGGCGAGGAGACGCGCCGCTCGTATTCGATCTGCGTCGGCACGACGGACTACGACCGCGACGGCGAACTGCGCATTGGCATCAAGCGCGTGCGCGGCGGCCGCTTCTCGAATTTCGCATTCGATACGCTGAAGCCGGGCCATACGATCGACGTGATGACGCCGGACGGCCGCTTCTTCACGCACCTGAACGCGGACCACGGCAAGCAGTACGTCGCGTTTTCCGGCGGCTCGGGGATCACGCCCGTGCTCGCGATCGTGAAGACGACGCTCGAACTCGAGCCGCGCAGCACGTTCACGCTGATCTACGGCAACCGCAGCGTCGACGCGATCATGTTCGCGGAGGAGCTCGAGGACCTGAAGAACCGCTACATGAACCGCTTCGTCCTCTATCACGTGCTGTCGGACGACCAGCAGGACGTCGAACTGTTCAACGGCGTGCTCGACCAGGCGAAATGCGCGGAATTCCTCGCTACGCTGATGCCGGCCGACGCGATCGACGAGGCGTTCATCTGCGGCCCCGCGCCGATGATGGACGCGGCCGAAGCGGCGCTGAAGGCGGCCGGCGTGCCGCAGGCGAAGGTGCATGTCGAGCGCTTCGGCACGCCGCTGCCGCAGGCCGGCGCGCCGGTCGTCGAGATCACCGACCAGACGCCGGCCGCCGAGCTGGAAATCGTGCTCGACGGCAAGAAGCGCAAGCTGCGCCTGCCGTACGAAGGCGTGAGCCTGCTCGACGTCGGCCTGCGCGCGGGCCTCGCGCTGCCGTACGCGTGCAAGGGCGGCGTGTGCTGCACGTGCCGCGCGAAGGTGATCGAGGGCGAAGTGCGGATGGAGAAGAACTACACGCTCGAGGCGCACGAAGTGAAGGACGGTTTCGTGCTCACGTGCCAGTGCCATCCGATCAGCGACAAGGTCGTCGTGAGCTTCGACGAGCGTTGA
- the paaD gene encoding 1,2-phenylacetyl-CoA epoxidase subunit PaaD — translation MSVQTAAPADAAPAARHDDPLLARAWDVLEAVPDPEIPVVSIRELGILRDVRRADDGLLEVVITPTYSGCPAMSQIAEDVAAALQAAGLPPHRIETVLAPAWTTDWITQEARDKLRAYGIAPPVGQCGSAAPRENVVRFVPRPVAAPACPRCGSTRTERLAQFASTACKALYRCVDCREPFDYFKPY, via the coding sequence ATGTCCGTCCAGACCGCCGCCCCCGCCGACGCCGCGCCCGCCGCGCGTCACGACGATCCGCTGCTCGCCCGTGCATGGGACGTGCTGGAAGCCGTGCCCGACCCCGAGATCCCGGTCGTGTCGATCCGCGAGCTCGGCATCCTGCGCGACGTCCGCCGCGCGGACGACGGCCTGCTCGAAGTCGTGATCACGCCGACCTACTCGGGCTGCCCGGCCATGTCGCAGATCGCCGAGGATGTCGCCGCCGCGCTGCAGGCGGCCGGCCTCCCGCCGCACCGGATCGAGACGGTGCTCGCGCCCGCGTGGACGACCGACTGGATCACGCAGGAAGCGCGAGACAAGCTGCGCGCGTACGGCATCGCGCCGCCGGTCGGCCAGTGCGGCAGCGCCGCGCCGCGGGAAAACGTCGTGCGCTTCGTGCCGCGGCCCGTCGCGGCGCCCGCCTGCCCGCGCTGCGGCTCCACCCGCACCGAGCGTCTCGCGCAATTCGCGTCCACGGCCTGCAAGGCGCTGTATCGCTGCGTCGACTGCCGCGAACCCTTCGACTACTTCAAACCCTACTGA
- the paaC gene encoding 1,2-phenylacetyl-CoA epoxidase subunit PaaC produces the protein MTITPEHLSYVLRLADNALILGQRNAEWCGHGPILEEDIALTNMSLDLIGQARMLYTHAAELERQLTGATKTEDDYAYFRTEREFANFTLAELPHYGPVSGTAHADKDYAVTIVRNFLYAALMLHVWTALETSTDTQLAAIAAKSVKETRYHVQHAREWLVRLGDGTDESHRRAQDALDYLTPYTREFFAADAIDDAIAAPGIGPAPAAIEAAWRADVDDALAEATLTLPAPVMHVTTGKQGEHSEHMGYLLAEMQSLARQHPGATW, from the coding sequence ATGACGATCACGCCCGAACACCTCTCCTACGTGCTGCGCCTCGCGGACAACGCGCTGATCCTCGGTCAGCGCAACGCCGAATGGTGCGGCCACGGCCCGATCCTCGAGGAAGACATCGCGCTCACCAACATGAGCCTCGACCTCATCGGCCAGGCGCGCATGCTGTATACGCACGCGGCCGAACTCGAGCGTCAGCTCACCGGCGCGACGAAGACCGAGGACGACTACGCGTACTTCCGTACCGAGCGCGAGTTCGCGAACTTCACGCTCGCCGAGCTGCCGCACTACGGCCCGGTCTCCGGCACCGCGCACGCCGACAAGGACTACGCGGTGACGATCGTGCGCAACTTCCTCTATGCGGCGCTGATGCTGCACGTGTGGACCGCGCTGGAAACGTCGACCGACACGCAACTCGCCGCGATCGCCGCGAAATCGGTGAAGGAAACCCGCTATCACGTGCAGCACGCACGCGAGTGGCTCGTTCGCCTCGGCGACGGCACCGACGAATCGCACCGTCGCGCGCAGGATGCGCTCGACTACCTGACCCCGTACACGCGCGAATTCTTCGCAGCCGATGCGATCGACGACGCGATCGCCGCACCGGGCATCGGCCCGGCGCCGGCCGCGATCGAAGCCGCATGGCGCGCGGACGTGGACGATGCGCTCGCCGAGGCGACGCTCACGCTGCCGGCGCCCGTGATGCACGTGACGACCGGCAAGCAGGGCGAGCACTCGGAGCACATGGGCTACCTGCTCGCGGAAATGCAGAGCCTCGCGCGCCAGCACCCCGGCGCGACCTGGTAA
- the paaB gene encoding 1,2-phenylacetyl-CoA epoxidase subunit PaaB: MNKEWPIWEVFVRSKQGLDHKHCGSLHAADASMALRMARDVYTRRQEGVSIWVVPSSAITASDPNEKAELFEPAGDKIYRHPTFYTLPDEVNHM, encoded by the coding sequence ATGAACAAGGAATGGCCGATCTGGGAAGTGTTCGTGCGCAGCAAGCAGGGCCTCGATCACAAGCATTGCGGCAGCCTGCACGCCGCCGACGCGTCGATGGCGCTGCGCATGGCGCGCGACGTCTACACGCGCCGCCAGGAAGGCGTGAGCATCTGGGTGGTGCCGTCGTCGGCGATCACCGCATCGGATCCGAACGAGAAGGCCGAACTGTTCGAGCCGGCGGGCGACAAGATCTACCGTCACCCGACGTTCTACACGCTGCCCGACGAAGTCAACCACATGTAA
- the paaA gene encoding 1,2-phenylacetyl-CoA epoxidase subunit PaaA gives MYTQSLDIPGNVAPLDAAAESPEQARFDAVMAADGKIEPQDWMPDAYRKTLVRQISQHAHSEVVGMLPEGNWISRAPSLKRKAILLAKVQDEAGHGLYLYSAVETLGVSRDSLIDALHAGKAKYSSIFNYPTPTWADVGVIGWLVDGAAIMNQIPLCRCTYGPYARAMIRVCKEESFHQRQGFDALLSMMKGSDAQRAMVQQAVNRWWWPVLMMFGPSDADSVHSSQSAKWGIKRISNDDLRQKFVDATVDQAKVLGVTLPDPDLKWNDARGHHDYGTIDWDEFWRVVNGDGPCNKERLATRVKAHEDGAWVREAALAHEAKRRARAEQHAA, from the coding sequence ATGTACACGCAATCCCTCGACATCCCCGGCAACGTCGCGCCGCTCGACGCCGCAGCCGAGTCGCCCGAGCAGGCGCGGTTCGATGCGGTGATGGCCGCGGACGGCAAGATCGAACCGCAAGACTGGATGCCCGACGCCTATCGCAAGACGCTGGTTCGCCAGATCTCGCAGCACGCGCATTCGGAAGTCGTCGGCATGCTGCCGGAAGGCAACTGGATCTCGCGCGCGCCGAGCCTGAAGCGCAAGGCGATCCTGCTCGCAAAGGTCCAGGACGAAGCCGGCCACGGCCTCTATCTTTATAGCGCGGTCGAAACGCTCGGCGTGTCGCGCGATTCGCTGATCGACGCGCTGCACGCAGGCAAGGCGAAATACTCGAGCATCTTCAACTACCCGACGCCGACCTGGGCTGACGTCGGCGTGATCGGCTGGCTCGTCGACGGCGCCGCGATCATGAACCAGATCCCGCTGTGCCGCTGCACGTACGGCCCGTACGCGCGCGCAATGATCCGCGTGTGCAAGGAGGAGTCGTTCCACCAGCGCCAGGGTTTCGACGCACTGCTGTCGATGATGAAGGGCAGCGACGCGCAGCGCGCGATGGTGCAGCAGGCCGTGAACCGCTGGTGGTGGCCGGTGCTGATGATGTTCGGCCCGAGCGACGCCGATTCGGTCCACAGCAGCCAGTCCGCGAAATGGGGCATCAAGCGGATCTCGAACGACGACCTGCGGCAGAAGTTCGTCGACGCGACAGTCGACCAGGCAAAGGTGCTCGGCGTCACGCTGCCCGATCCCGACCTGAAGTGGAACGACGCGCGCGGCCACCATGACTACGGCACGATCGACTGGGACGAATTCTGGCGCGTGGTCAACGGCGACGGCCCGTGCAACAAGGAACGCCTCGCGACCCGCGTGAAAGCGCACGAGGACGGCGCATGGGTGCGCGAAGCCGCGCTCGCGCACGAAGCGAAGCGCCGCGCCCGCGCCGAACAGCACGCCGCCTGA
- a CDS encoding SGNH/GDSL hydrolase family protein encodes MSFRSSFAAAVLGAAVFVSPFAASAAPAGWVAAWATALQPIPDLAAPPPLYRAPDVAGRTVRQIVYPTVSGRAARIRMSNAYGHAPLVVEAASLARAGSGAALAGGAAVPVRFGGKASVTLAPGQELESDPVAIDVAAGQPYAISLQMGPNQRMMVWHRVSNQFNYVSAPGDHVNDPGAAAFRTRFTQYAWVTELAVEAGSARASVAAIGDSITDGLRSSVNRNRRWPDALARRLAASGADSIGVVNLGISGNRLLSDSACYGTSLGARFERDALSRAGVKAAVVLIGINDINFAAMPPRAGLDCDHPHTQVTAASLIDGYRRLIDAAHRQGVKVFGATLTPAGLPAGREAIRLEVNRWIRSGGGFDGVVDFDAVLRDPARPSVLQRRYDSGDGIHPSDAGYTAMADAVPVEQLQAAVGGK; translated from the coding sequence ATGTCATTCCGAAGCAGTTTCGCCGCGGCCGTGCTGGGCGCGGCCGTTTTCGTGTCGCCGTTCGCGGCTTCGGCCGCGCCGGCAGGATGGGTCGCCGCGTGGGCGACCGCGTTGCAGCCGATTCCCGACCTTGCCGCACCGCCGCCGCTTTATCGCGCACCCGACGTGGCCGGGCGTACCGTGCGCCAGATCGTCTACCCGACGGTGTCGGGACGGGCCGCGCGAATTCGCATGAGCAATGCATACGGTCACGCACCGCTGGTCGTCGAGGCCGCGAGCCTCGCGCGCGCCGGCAGCGGCGCTGCACTCGCCGGCGGCGCGGCCGTGCCGGTCCGGTTCGGCGGCAAGGCGTCGGTCACGCTCGCGCCGGGCCAGGAACTCGAAAGCGATCCGGTGGCGATCGACGTGGCGGCGGGGCAACCATATGCCATCAGTCTCCAGATGGGACCGAATCAACGGATGATGGTCTGGCACCGTGTGTCGAACCAGTTCAACTATGTCTCTGCGCCGGGCGATCACGTGAACGATCCGGGCGCCGCCGCGTTCCGCACCCGTTTTACCCAATACGCATGGGTGACCGAGCTGGCCGTCGAGGCCGGTTCCGCGCGCGCCAGCGTAGCCGCGATCGGCGATTCGATCACCGACGGGCTGCGTTCGAGCGTGAACCGGAACCGCCGCTGGCCGGACGCGCTCGCGCGTCGGCTGGCGGCGTCGGGCGCCGATTCGATCGGCGTTGTGAATCTCGGCATCAGCGGGAACCGGCTGCTCAGCGATTCCGCGTGCTACGGCACGTCGCTGGGGGCGCGGTTCGAGCGCGATGCGCTGTCGCGCGCGGGCGTGAAGGCAGCGGTCGTGCTGATCGGGATCAACGACATCAACTTCGCGGCGATGCCGCCGCGCGCGGGGCTCGATTGCGACCATCCGCACACACAGGTCACGGCCGCGTCGCTGATCGACGGCTATCGTCGGCTGATCGACGCGGCACACCGCCAGGGTGTGAAGGTCTTCGGCGCGACGCTCACGCCGGCCGGGTTGCCGGCCGGGCGCGAGGCGATCCGGCTCGAGGTGAACCGGTGGATCCGGAGTGGTGGAGGGTTCGACGGCGTGGTCGACTTCGATGCGGTGCTGCGCGATCCGGCGCGCCCGAGCGTGCTGCAGCGTCGATACGACAGCGGCGACGGCATCCATCCGAGCGATGCGGGCTACACGGCAATGGCCGACGCGGTACCGGTCGAGCAGTTGCAGGCTGCCGTGGGCGGCAAGTGA
- the tuf gene encoding elongation factor Tu → MAKEKFERTKPHVNVGTIGHVDHGKTTLTAAITTVLTKKFGGEAKAYDQIDAAPEEKARGITINTAHVEYETANRHYAHVDCPGHADYVKNMITGAAQMDGAILVCSAADGPMPQTREHILLARQVGVPYIIVFLNKCDMVDDAELLELVEMEVRELLSKYDFPGDDTPIVKGSAKLALEGDTGELGEVAIMSLADALDTYIPTPERAVDGAFLMPVEDVFSISGRGTVVTGRVERGIVKVGEEIEIVGIKPTVKTTCTGVEMFRKLLDQGQAGDNVGILLRGTKREDVERGQVLAKPGSITPHTHFTAEVYVLSKDEGGRHTPFFNNYRPQFYFRTTDVTGSIELPKDKEMVMPGDNVSITVKLIAPIAMEEGLRFAIREGGRTVGAGVVAKIIE, encoded by the coding sequence ATGGCCAAGGAAAAGTTTGAGCGGACCAAGCCGCACGTGAACGTTGGTACGATTGGTCACGTTGACCACGGCAAGACGACGCTGACGGCAGCGATCACGACGGTTCTGACGAAGAAGTTCGGCGGCGAAGCGAAGGCATACGACCAGATCGACGCGGCACCGGAAGAAAAGGCGCGCGGCATCACGATCAACACGGCACACGTCGAGTACGAAACGGCTAACCGCCACTACGCACACGTCGACTGCCCGGGCCACGCTGACTATGTGAAGAACATGATCACGGGCGCGGCACAGATGGACGGCGCGATCCTGGTTTGCTCGGCAGCAGACGGCCCGATGCCGCAAACGCGTGAGCACATCCTGCTGGCGCGTCAGGTTGGCGTTCCGTACATCATCGTGTTCCTGAACAAGTGCGACATGGTGGACGACGCTGAACTGCTCGAGCTGGTCGAGATGGAAGTTCGCGAACTCCTGTCGAAGTACGACTTCCCGGGCGACGACACGCCGATCGTGAAGGGTTCGGCGAAGCTGGCGCTGGAAGGCGACACGGGCGAGCTGGGCGAAGTGGCGATCATGAGCCTGGCCGACGCGCTGGACACGTACATCCCGACGCCGGAGCGTGCAGTTGACGGCGCGTTCCTGATGCCGGTGGAAGACGTGTTCTCGATCTCGGGCCGTGGTACGGTGGTGACGGGTCGTGTCGAGCGCGGCATCGTGAAGGTCGGCGAAGAAATCGAAATCGTCGGTATCAAGCCGACGGTGAAGACGACCTGCACGGGCGTTGAAATGTTCCGCAAGCTGCTGGACCAAGGTCAGGCAGGCGACAACGTTGGTATCCTGCTGCGCGGCACGAAGCGTGAAGACGTGGAGCGTGGCCAGGTTCTGGCGAAGCCGGGTTCGATCACGCCGCACACGCACTTCACGGCTGAAGTGTACGTGCTGAGCAAGGACGAAGGCGGCCGTCACACGCCGTTCTTCAACAACTACCGTCCGCAGTTCTACTTCCGTACGACGGACGTGACGGGCTCGATCGAGCTGCCGAAGGACAAGGAAATGGTGATGCCGGGCGACAACGTGTCGATCACGGTGAAGCTGATCGCTCCGATCGCGATGGAAGA